The Chryseobacterium oranimense genome contains the following window.
CTCAGCATCCCAGGATCTGCAGCATCTAATTTTTGGGTCCCAACTGTTGCACCCAATAGGGACAATTCCTCCTTTGATAACTCTTAAATCCGATTTGTTAAGTTTTCTCATGTTTTTCATAGCAAAGATTTTAATTTGTTTGGTACAGTAAATATCAACCTCTTTTTTTTATTGTACAAGAATTTAACTTAAATTAACTAAAGTCACTCCAATAGGATTTAATTCCATAACTGAATTCTGATTTTATAGGTGCAATTTCAGACAAGTATGAATACGAAAAACCACTTCTAAATTACAATAGAAGGTATTTTTATATGTCAAATTAAGGATAAAGTAATATTAGGCTCGGATAAAATCTGGTTTATGGGTTAACATTCATTTTAGATCACGTCTTTTACGAAAATTGCTTCCTTGATATATCTCACTATATAAGAAAACTTGTTTTTAATTCTTTTCATGATAAAAGTGTATTTCTCGTTAGAATGAAATTTGCAATCTTTATGCCAACTTAAGCATAGACGTAAAGTTTAACATATGATTAATTTTATAACATTTTTTTAATTAATTATTAGGGAATAATTGTGAAAATATTTTCGTTATTCTTTAATCTTCCTGTGATTAAATTTCTATCAATTCCGTATAAATTCTGAAAAATATCTTTTTGTGCCATAGAGCTGGAAATATATCCCCAATGGTTTCCAACTTCATATTTAAAGCTGTTCAGAATATCATCCTCCACAAAAGTGCAATCGATAACAGAAACAGTATCTTTAAATTTTTCAATATCACCCGGCCCGTTCTTTCCCAATCTTGGTGTAAGAATATTTTTAGTGAATTGTGAAATCCCCAATACCGTATCTTTTCTGTTCAGATAAATGGAAATGCGGTTGGCCAGCAGTGGAAGTTTATTATATGAATCTTCAGAATCTTCAAAAACCTTATATGTAACATCGGCATTTAACAGCAGAACCTGATCAATAACGCGCAGGATATTTTCTTTTTTAAGGCTGTACAGCATACTTTGAAGAACCCGGTTTCCGAGAGAATGAGCCATGAGGTGAATTCTTTGGTTGCATGGAGCCAGATCCCGGTTTGAAAAAATATCCTTTAAAAACTGGGTATAAAAATAAAAAAGTCTCATCAGCGATGATCCCGAATTGATGCTTGAGGCCTTATCGTCGAAATAAGTCAGCGGTACAAGGCTGCTCGAAGCAGGCCAGCTTACAAAAAGAATATGTTCTACAGGCGATTCCGGATGATCTATGAACAGTTTTTTAAGGTCAATGATCGCCTTGAGTTCATCATCAAAATCATAGGCATATCCATGGATGAAAATCAGGACATCACTTCTGTCTTTGGTTGAGGACATGTTTTTATACAGCTCATAAAACATTCTTTGTGTCCCGCCAAGATTATTGGCTGTCAGCTTAGATTCTTTAATGCCTTTTTCGCTCTGTAAAACTTCCAGGACTTCCTCATAACCCTGCTTTTCAGGCTCGGAAAATAATTTGTAATCTAATATATTGCGGTTAGTATAATCTTTTTTCTTTTTGGCAGCAGCAGTTGGCTCTTTGTAGGTGTCAAAATTACATTTGGCGATCCTGAAATTGGGAATAGAGTATTCATCATTGGAAAATGAATCTTCTTTTTCGCCCTTATACCGGACGATCTTACGATTGCTTAAAATATAAACAGCCATAGTCGGTAATTTTTAGAAACGGTTTTTAGTTTTATCTAAATTAATCAAAAAAGATTGAATTATCATCAGTTTACCACTAAATTATCATTTCCGTAAGCCCCAAATTTTCCGTAACTTTGTGAAACTTTTTTTATAAAAGCTAATTTAAATGGAAGAAGAAAAAAAATCACTCAATTTTATTGAGCAAATTATTGAAGATGACATGGCAAACGGACTGAAAAAAGACCAGATCCGTTTCCGTTTTCCCCCTGAACCCAATGGATATCTGCATATAGGCCATACAAAAGCTATTTGCATCAACTTTGGTTTGGGCGAAAAATACAACGCTCCCGTAAACCTTCGTTTCGACGATACGAACCCTGAAAAAGAAGAGCAGGAATTCGTAGATTCTATCAAGAAAGACGTTGAATGGCTTGGTTTTAAATGGGATAAAGAGCTGTATGCATCCGACTACTTCCAGCAGCTTTATGAATGGGCCGTACAGATGATCAAAGAACGAAAAGCTTATGTAGATGAGCAGCCGTCTGAGGTGATTACTGAGCAGAGAAAAAATCCGGCAGAACCGGGAATAGAATCTCCGTACAGAAACCGTCCTGTTGAAGAGTCTTTAGATTTATTCGAAAGGATGAAAAATGGTGAATTTGAGAGCGGTTCAATGTCTCTTCGTGCAAAAATCGACATGACTTCGCCCAATATGAACATGCGTGACCCTGTGATGTACAGAATTCTGAATAAGCCCCACCACAGAACCGGAACTGCATGGAAAATCTATCCTATGTACGACTGGGCGCATGGGGAATCTGATTATATTGAACAAATTTCGCATTCGCTGTGTTCTTTGGAATTTGAAAACCATAGACCGCTTTACGATTGGTATCTGGATCAGGTATATGATGAAACCAAAGTAAGAAATAAGCAGAGAGAGTTTGCAAGGATGAATGTCTCTTACATGATTACCTCCAAAAGAAAGCTCCAAAGACTTGTTGCTGAGAAAGTGGTGACAGGCTGGGACGATCCGAGAATGCCTACAATCTCAGGAATGAGAAGAAAAGGTTTCACACCGGCTTCTATCAAAAACTTTATTGAAAAAGTAGGAGTTGCCAAAAGAGAAAACCTGATCGAAATTCAGTTACTGGATTTCTGTGTACGTGAAGATCTGAATAAGGTTGCAAAACGCGTAATGGCAGTTGTAGATCCCGTAAAACTGGTTATTGAAAATTATCCTGAAGGAAAGGAAGAATGGCTTGAAACTGAAAATAATCCTGAACAGGAAAATGCAGGGACAAGAGAAGTTCCTTTTTCAAGAGAATTATATATCGAAAGAGAAGACTTTAAGGAAGAGGCAAATAATAAATTCTTCAGACTGAAATTAGGCGGCGAAGTTCGTTTAAAATCAGCTTACATCATCAAAGCAGAAAGAGTAGAGAAGGATGAGAATGGCGAGATCACTACGATCTATGCCACTTATGATGAAAAAAGCAAGTCAGGAAGCGGAACGGAAGAAAGCTTAAGAAAAGTAAAAGGTACACTTCACTGGGTATCTGCTACTCATGCAATCCCTGTAGATGTAAGAATCTATGAAAAACTCTTTACTGTTGAGCAGCCTGATGCTGAGAAAGATGTGGATTTCCTGAACTTCATCAATCCGGAATCGGTAAATGTTATTAAAGGTTTTGCGGAGCCAAGCCTGAAAGATGTAGCAGTAGGAGAACCGCTTCAGTTCCAGAGAATCGGGTATTTTACCAAAGATCAGGATTCTACGGCTGATAACTTAGTATTTAATCGTACAGTAACATTGAAGGACTCTTTTAAACCAGAATAATCTTAAAATGATTGGATATAAAAGGCAGGACTTCCCAAAGTCCTGCCTTTTTTTGTTTTTTTATAAATGTTTAAATATCAATTCCTTGTAAGGGATGTCATTTCTTTTTATCAACAATATCGATAAAAAGAAGTGTAGTTGGAAAGACAGTGCAGGCTGTTTTCCCGATTTTATGCCTTACTTGGCTTTTTCAAAAAATAATATTGTGAAATTAATTAGCGTATACACGAGTTCTTTCAAAGGACTTTCGGAAGAGAGCTGGATGCTGGCTTTGGTTATGCTCATCAACCGGGCAGGTTCTATGGTACTTCCGTTTTTAGGAGTGTACATGACGGGCTATCTTCATTTCAGTATAGAAAACTCAGGAATTATCCTTAGCTTTTTCGGGATAGGTTCGGTATTGGGTTCATGGCTGGGAGGGCTGATCACTGATAAAATTGGAGAATATCGTGTTCAGAGTCTGAGTCTGCTTCTCAGTGTGCCTTTATTCTGCCTGATTCCTCTTTTTAAAACAGAAGCGGGGCTGGCAGCTATTATTTTGATCCAGAGTATTGTCAGTGAAACTTTCCGTCCCGCCAATTCAGTAGCCATTACTAAGTATGCCAAGCCAGAAAATATTACGCGGGCTTTTTCGCTCAACCGGATGGCTGTCAACCTTGGTTTTTCAATCGGCCCTGCTTTGGGAGGGATATTGTCTGCCATTTCCTATGAATTTTTATTCTTTACGAATGCATTGGCGGCATTGTTGGCAGGTTTAATGTACATCAGATTCTTCGGAAAACGAAACAAGCAGGCCTCATTGAAGCCGAAAAAAGTAAAAGAAACTGTTGCTGTTAAAAAAGAAAATTCTCCTTACCGCGATGGGAAATTCCTGCTGTACAGCTTTTTCTGTATG
Protein-coding sequences here:
- a CDS encoding glutamine--tRNA ligase/YqeY domain fusion protein, with protein sequence MEEEKKSLNFIEQIIEDDMANGLKKDQIRFRFPPEPNGYLHIGHTKAICINFGLGEKYNAPVNLRFDDTNPEKEEQEFVDSIKKDVEWLGFKWDKELYASDYFQQLYEWAVQMIKERKAYVDEQPSEVITEQRKNPAEPGIESPYRNRPVEESLDLFERMKNGEFESGSMSLRAKIDMTSPNMNMRDPVMYRILNKPHHRTGTAWKIYPMYDWAHGESDYIEQISHSLCSLEFENHRPLYDWYLDQVYDETKVRNKQREFARMNVSYMITSKRKLQRLVAEKVVTGWDDPRMPTISGMRRKGFTPASIKNFIEKVGVAKRENLIEIQLLDFCVREDLNKVAKRVMAVVDPVKLVIENYPEGKEEWLETENNPEQENAGTREVPFSRELYIEREDFKEEANNKFFRLKLGGEVRLKSAYIIKAERVEKDENGEITTIYATYDEKSKSGSGTEESLRKVKGTLHWVSATHAIPVDVRIYEKLFTVEQPDAEKDVDFLNFINPESVNVIKGFAEPSLKDVAVGEPLQFQRIGYFTKDQDSTADNLVFNRTVTLKDSFKPE
- a CDS encoding alpha/beta hydrolase → MAVYILSNRKIVRYKGEKEDSFSNDEYSIPNFRIAKCNFDTYKEPTAAAKKKKDYTNRNILDYKLFSEPEKQGYEEVLEVLQSEKGIKESKLTANNLGGTQRMFYELYKNMSSTKDRSDVLIFIHGYAYDFDDELKAIIDLKKLFIDHPESPVEHILFVSWPASSSLVPLTYFDDKASSINSGSSLMRLFYFYTQFLKDIFSNRDLAPCNQRIHLMAHSLGNRVLQSMLYSLKKENILRVIDQVLLLNADVTYKVFEDSEDSYNKLPLLANRISIYLNRKDTVLGISQFTKNILTPRLGKNGPGDIEKFKDTVSVIDCTFVEDDILNSFKYEVGNHWGYISSSMAQKDIFQNLYGIDRNLITGRLKNNENIFTIIP
- a CDS encoding MFS transporter; amino-acid sequence: MLALVMLINRAGSMVLPFLGVYMTGYLHFSIENSGIILSFFGIGSVLGSWLGGLITDKIGEYRVQSLSLLLSVPLFCLIPLFKTEAGLAAIILIQSIVSETFRPANSVAITKYAKPENITRAFSLNRMAVNLGFSIGPALGGILSAISYEFLFFTNALAALLAGLMYIRFFGKRNKQASLKPKKVKETVAVKKENSPYRDGKFLLYSFFCMLFSICFFQLFSTLTIFYKDTAHLSQQNIGYILGYSGFLIVLLEMGFVQVAEKYFSLAFTLFIGTVLCGISYAMLAFDYSVLTLVVSMTLLCIGEIWTLPFISTITALRSGENNKGAYMGLNGISVALAFIITPYVGTMTAERFGFNMLWIGTGITAVAIAAGFYFVIPWMLKKREIKS